The following are encoded in a window of Zymoseptoria tritici IPO323 chromosome 4, whole genome shotgun sequence genomic DNA:
- the PEP-S10.3 gene encoding secreted carboxypeptidase-like protein (Proteolysis and peptidolysis. Peptidase S10 domain. Serine peptidases belong to MEROPS peptidase family S10. Unknown function but secreted SCPIII occurrence has been predicted in other fungi and other organisms. Predicted not glycosylated.), translating into MVLSLSGALVLLLSAGLTDAQFPPTPEGVTTIKSKHHNGIKVSYKEPGICETTPGVKSYAGYVHLPKDALNETHEHNGYPINTFYWFFESRKDPANAPLAIWLNGGPGGSSLLGALAENGPCFVANDSKTTYLNPYSWNNEANLLFIDQPVQVGYSYDVLTNVTVDLAAMSAEEQGIHHADFSNGVPKQNNTFLVGTSSSQDQRSTANSTQHAATALWHFAQTWFEEFPAYKPNDGGISLFTESYGGHYGPGFMDYFARRNVEIEKGKLDGHVLKLSTLGIINGCIDAPDMIETEIIFSYNNTYGVEAISKKEYEKSMHDFHKPGGAKDLIEKCREMERKTDPHDHGDVAETNKFCSHAADYAESIADDVFVNASRAGRFDVTHDAKDPFPPPYMFGWLNQHETQKAFGVPVNHSWSSPTVGEAFHKTGDLVKGNQLKQISYLLEHGVSVALMYGDRDFACNWIGGERYSKNIPWTHQDQFKDAGYTPLLGSSPYTESSGLTRQFGNLSFTRVYQAGHMIPSYQPEAAYNIFMRALTGRDIATGAVDLNSYASSHSEQYSTKGPSDTWWMKNDVLPQQPHECYILDVASRCTDEEAEWIKDGTAIVKDWILVGRNESAAVEMGQKFQDLPLIGGQHPLLGDW; encoded by the exons ATGGTACTGTCACTCTCTGGAGCATTGGTCCTGCTCCTCTCAGCAGGTCTGACAGACGCCCAATTTCCACCCACCCCGGAAGGCGTCACGACCATCAAGAGCAAACATCACAATGGCATCAAAGTGTCGTACAAGGAGCCTGGCATCTGCGAAACTACTCCAGGCGTAAAGAGCTATGCCG GCTATGTTCATCTACCAAAAGATGCTCTCAACGAGACACACGAGCACAATGGCTATCCCATCAACACCTTCTATTGGTTCTTCGAATCTCGCAAAGACCCCGCCAATGCACCTCTTGCCATCTGGCTGAACGGTGGACCTGGCGGAAGCTCTCTTCTAGGCGCTCTCGCAGAGAACGGACCCTGCTTCGTGGCCAACGACTCCAAGACCACCTATCTCAATCCCTACTCATGGAACAATGAAGCCAATCTGTTGTTCATTGATCAGCCCGTTCAG GTCGGCTATTCTTACGATGTGCTCACGAATGTTACCGTCGATCTCGCGGCAATGTCCGCCGAAGAACAGGGAATTCATCACGCGGACTTCTCAAACGGCGTGCCGAAGCAGAACAACACGTTCCTTGTGGGAACTAGTTCGAGTCAAGATCAGCGTAGCACTGCCAACAGTACTCAGCATGCTGCCACAGCCCTCTGGCATTTCGCTCAGACCTGGTTCGAGGAGTTCCCGGCGTACAAGCCGAATGATGGGGGCATCTCATTGTTTACCGAATCATATGGTGGACATTATGGACCAGGCTTTATGGACTACTTCGCTAGACGCAACGTTGAGATCGAGAAAGGAAAGCTTGATGGCCACGTCCTGAAGCTGAGTACACTTGGAATCATCAACGGCTGTATTGACGCTCCGGATAT GATCGAAACGGAGATCATCTTCTCATACAACAACACCTACGGCGTGGAGGCCATCTCCAAGAAAGAATACGAGAAAAGCATGCATGACTTCCACAAGCCGGGCGGAGCGAAGGATCTGATCGAAAAGTGTCGCGAAATGGAGCGAAAGACTGATCCGCACGACCATGGTGACGTCGCTGAGACGAACAAATTCTGTTCCCACGCAGCGGACTACGCGGAGAGTATCGCCGACGATGTTTTCGTCAATGCCAGTCGTGCTGGGCGGTTTGATGTCACCCATGATGCGAAGGATCCGTTCCCTCCACCGTACATGTTCGGATGGCTCAATCAGCATGAGACGCAGAAGGCGTTTGGAGTGCCAGTCAACCACTCATGGTCATCGCCCACTGTCGGCGAGGCCTTCCATAAGACCGGTGACTTGGTGAAAGGCAACCAATTGAAGCAGATCAGCTATCTGCTCGAGCACGGTGTCAGCGTTGCGCTGATGTATGGTGACCGAGACTTTGCCTGCAACTGGATTGGCGGCGAGCGATACTCGAAGAACATCCCTTGGACCCATCAAGACCAGTTCAAAGACGCCGGCTACACACCACTTCTCGGCTCCTCTCCCTACACGGAGTCGAGTGGACTTACGAGGCAGTTCGGTAACTTGTCGTTCACGCGAGTCTACCAAGCCGGCCACATGATACCATCCTACCAACCCGAAGCAGCCTACAACATCTTCATGCGCGCTCTCACAGGTCGCGATATCGCGACGGGTGCTGTGGACCTCAATAGCTACGCATCTTCTCACTCTGAGCAGTATAGCACCAAAGGCCCATCGGACACTTGGTGGATGAAGAACGACGTTCTTCCACAGCAGCCGCATGAGTGCTATATCTTGGATGTTGCATCGCGTTGCACGGACGAGGAAGCTGAGTGGATCAAGGATGGAACGGCTATCGTTAAGGATTGGATCTTGGTAGGGAGGAATGAAAGCGCTGCTGTGGAAATGGGCCAGAAGTTTCAAGATTTGCCGCTCATTGGCGGGCAGCATCCGCTCTTGGGAGACTGGTGA